The following proteins are co-located in the Apium graveolens cultivar Ventura chromosome 5, ASM990537v1, whole genome shotgun sequence genome:
- the LOC141660321 gene encoding uncharacterized protein LOC141660321, with translation MRFLNLRQEDVICFKYNQEGHYLMECPNEAGTPELTYFKYGKVVHMTRNCKEPIQKANVLRITGPSPSAAPAAQPRARMFNLTMKDDVQNVDVVAGMLDIKSVEVKVLMDYGATRSFVAKSVIARLKCVAYPLEPNLIREVANQERVTAKRICPICDRIIEGRHFSADLILFKLGEFDVLLGMDWFSNHYVQIGCRSKKVKLETQDGIEVIFKGKKQEKKFLMAIQTKRLLRHGCEAYLAHMKDVEKESLRIKNIPVVKEFPDVFPDELPGLPLDREVEFMIDLASRTKSISKAPYRSLLR, from the coding sequence ATGAGGTTTCTGAATCTGAGACAAGAAGACGTGATTTGTTTTAAGTACAATCAAGAAGGTCACTATTTGATGGAATGCCCAAATGAAGCAGGGACGCCGGAattgacttattttaaatatgGAAAGGTGGTCCATATGACAAGGAACTGTAAGGAGCCTATTCAGAAGGCGAATGTGCTTAGGATTACTGGACCATCGCCCTCTGCAGCACCAGCAGCTCAGCCAAGGGCAAGAATGTTCAACCTGACAATGAAAGATGATGTACAGAATGTGGATGTAGTGGCAGGTATGCTTGATATAAAATCAGTAGAAGTTAAAGTGCTAATGGATTATGGAGCAACTAGATCCTTTGTTGCTAAAAGTGTTATTGCTAGATTAAAGTGTGTTGCATACCCTCTCGAACCTAATTTGATTAGAGAAGTAGCAAATCAAGAAAGAGTTACTGCCAAGAGAATCTGTCCCATTTGCGATAGAATTATAGAAGGTCGACACTTTTCCGCTGACTTAATTctttttaagttaggagaattcgacgttctattagggatggattggttttCAAACCACTATGTGCAAATCGGATGTAGaagcaagaaagtgaaattaGAGACCCAGGATGGTattgaagtgatattcaaaggaaaaaagcaagagaagaagtttctAATGGCTATCCAAACGAAGAGACTATTACGACATGGGTGTGAAGCGTATTTAGCACATATGAAGGATGTAGAAAAGGAGTCCTTAAGGATTAAAAATATTCCAGTAGTTAaagagtttcccgatgtgtttccagatgaattacctggactacctctaGATCGAGAGGtcgagtttatgattgatttggctTCTAGAACGAAATCaatatcgaaagctccctatcgaaGTCTGTTGAGATAA